The DNA region GATGTCCGGTGTTTATGACATTCCGAAATGTCATAAATCCGACAACTTGAGGACTAGGCATTCGCCACAGCAAGCAGGCACTCGCGGTAGAATTCGACACCTTCCTCAAGCGCAGCGATCTCGATCCACTCGTCTTTGGTGTGCGCCTGGGCGATCGAGCCCGGCCCCGCCGCAACCGATGGAATCCCACCATTACCCAAATGCGCGCCATCGCAGAACCACGGAGCGGTCACCAGCTTGCCCCGTGTTCCCTTGGTCAGCGCCTGCAACACAGGGTTGTCCTCCGGCGTCCACATTGGCTTGCAGTTGGCCACTTCATAGAGAGTGCAATCCTTCAACCCGAGCTCATCGAGGTACTCGCGCACCAGGTTCGTTGGGTCCGCATCCGCCAGGTTCGGCGTCGTGCGGATGTCCACCATGACCCGTGCGCGGTCGGCCACGATGTTCGGCCGCGTACCGCCACTGATCTCGCCGATATTCAAACTCGGCACGCCCAATACATCGTGGGCGTAATCGCGTTTGAGTCGGTCGAAAAACTCACCGGAAGCACCGACCACAAAACGAGCGAGATCGACAATCGCGTTGTGCCCACGCTCGGGCGTCGACGCATGGGCTGCCTGTCCGCGCGCCGCCACTTCAATCCACGCGCACCCCTTGTGGGCATGCACGAAATCACATTCGGTCGGCTCGCCGACAATCGCAAAGTCGTAGCGATCGCCATAACCCTGGGCGAAATCAATCGATCCCGGCTGGCCGGTCTCCTCACCCATCAACCCCACGAACGTGACCTCAATCGGCAACGTCGCGAGCTCGTCGCGCATCTGGTGAAGACACCACAGCATCGCCGCGGCAGTGCCTTTGGTGTCGGACGCACCGCGCCCCCAGACCTTCCCGTCGCGGATCTCCCCGCCGAAAGGATCGATGCTCATTCCGGAGATCCCGACCGTGTCGAGATGCGGGGCCAACAAAAGCCGAACCTTCGGCTCGCCAGCGCCATTGAATGGAATCGTTCCGATCACATTCGGGCGGCCGTCGACCACTTCGTCGAAATGGACGTCGGCGCCGAGGTCGCGCAGCAACTCGGCCACGCGGCGCGCCACCTTCTGCTCACCGCAGAACTCGTGTTCGGCTTCGGTGGCGCTGTCCGGATTCACACTCGGAATCCGGACCAGCTCCTGCAAAAGCTCGACTACACTTTGAGGGAACGCCGTGGCCATAAGATCGCTTGCTTACTTGGCCTGCTGGCGGCCAATGAACCACTCGGCAAACTTCGGCAGACCTTCCTTGATCTTGGTCTGCGGGTTGTAACCGATCAGCTCCTTCGCTTTCGAAATATCCGCAAAGGTACGCGGCACGTCGCCTGGCTGTTCTGGCATCAGGTTGATCTGTGCCTTCTTGCCAATAGCCGACTCGATTCCTTCGATAAGCTCCTTGAGCGTGGTGGTCTGCGACTCGCCGAGGTTGAGGATCTCGAACGGCTTGTCGTTGTAGTTAAATGAACCAACGATGCCATCCACGATGTCGTCGATATAAGTATAGTCTCGGCGGGTCGATCCGTCGCCGTACTGGTCGATCGGCGTGCCGTCCCAGATCTTCTGGCTGAACTTGTGGATCGCCAGGTCAGGGCGCTGACCAGGTCCGTACACGGTGAAGAACCGCAAACAAACAATCTGCATGCCGTAGAGGTGGCTGAAGTTCGAGCACATGTGCTCACCAGCCAGCTTGGTCATCGCGTATGGAGAAATCGTGCGCTGGAGCAAATCGTCCTCGGCGAATGGCACTTTGTCATTCACACCGTAAACCGACGAGCTCGACGCAAAGAGTACCTTCTTGACCCCATTATCACGGGCGGCTTCCAGAATATTGAACGTACCGCTGATGTTGGTGGAGATATAAAGCTCCGGATCTTCCAACGACGGGCGCACACCGGCACGGGCGGCTAGGTGGATCACCGCATCAATACCGTGGCTGAATGCTTCCTTCACCGCTTCTTTGTCGCGGATGTCTCCTTCGATCACCACAGAGCCTTCAGGCAAGCGGGTCGCCACGTTCTCACGCTTGATCGACGGATCATAGTAATCGTTAAAATCATCGAGCACGACAATCTCGTGACCCATTTCACCGAATCGACGGGCGGTATGCGACCCGATAAAACCTGCACCTCCTGTGATGAGAATTTTCATGTTGGCACACCCTAATGCGCCAGCGCCAAAGGTCAAAACCAATCATGGGGTGCAGACGGCCGGGAATTAGAGAAATAAGTCTTATAGGCCCTATCGGACCTATGAGAGAAGACTCCGTTGCACCCTGCAGCTTCACGGGCTAGATTGCGGCTCCCTCACGAACCCATTGATGGTGAGCGCGGCGGGCAGGCACGATAATTTCAAGCCAATAAAAAATTTTGTTGCCGCCCTGCAAGAGCTGTGGCAGGTTCCGCGCCCGTTCACCTACGGAAACCAACCGAGGACGAAAGCACCATGGCATACGCAATTTTCAAAACAGGCGGTAAGCAGTACCGCGTCTCAGAAGGCGACAAGATCAACGTCGAGAAACTCGACCTCGAAGTCGGCGCGGAAGCGTCGTTCGACGAAGTGCTTTACGTTGACGGCAAGGTTGGCACCCCATTCGTGGAAGGCGCCAAGGTGACCGCAGAGGTCGTTGCTCAGAACCGCGCAGACAAAGTCATCGCGTTCAAATTCAAGCGTCGTAAGGGTTACCACAAGACCAAGGGCCACCGCCGCCAGATCACTTACATCCAGATCAAGTCGATCTCCGCGTAAGTTCCGCTCACCCATCATTTCCACCCCAAGCTAGGAGACTCATCCCATGGCACATAAAAAAGGACAAGGTTCCGTCAAGAACGGCCGCGACTCGAACAGCAAGCGCCGCGGCGTGAAAAAGTTCGGTAGCGAAGCCGTTATCGCAGGCAACATTCTCATCCGTCAGACCGGCACCAAGTGGAAGCCAGGCAAGAACGTCGGATGCGGAAAAGACTACACCCTTTTCGCTCTTACCGACGGCGTCGTCCGCTTCGACCAGAACGGTCGCCGCGTCAACGTCGACGAAGTAGTGGCAGCCGGCTAATCGCCTCGCTCCATTGCGAATCCATTTACAAGACCGTGCCGCAGCTCCTGCGGTACGGTCTTTTTTTTGTGCCCGGCGTGAAAGGGCTCAAGAAATAGGTCCTATGGGACTGATGGGACCTATCGGGAGAAACGTGGCTCAATCTGAGTTTAGGCTTCGGAGCCTGGGGATTTCGAATATAACAACCCCTCCGATGAAGCCGAAACTGAAACGAGCCCTGATTCTCTCTGCGATCGCCGTGACATTGCTCACGATTGCTGGAGCCACATGGTTCTTGAGCCCAGCTCTCACCAAAGCCCTCAACTGGCCCAAGGCTCGCGCAAATTGGGAAGCCAAGGGAGAGTCGTTCGACCCTCACGACTTTCAGCCCGCTGCGGTGACCGACTCCTCCAACGCTGCACTTCATCCTTGGCTTACCACACAACTACAAGCCACCGAATACCCGGATCTTGAAAGCGAGATTCTTAGAGGAATCCCAGAGGATCTGGTGGACAAGATCTTCGCCTACCCCTACCACGATCGGGAAACCCTCCCACGCGAGCTCGCCCAACGCTTTCTCGACGCCACCGCCAATGCACCTAGCGTCGCATTGGCCACCGAGATTTCATCGCGCCCCAACTGGCAACGACTTGATCACAACACGCCATTCCACAACGACTGGGCGGTAAACCAGGTGGCACGAGACCTCAAACACCTATGGTACGCCCACTCGGCCTGCCACTTGATTCTGGACAATCCAGAGGAAGCCTGGCGCGATGCTGCCCGGATCAGGACGGTTCGAGACTGGACCAAAAACGGCATCGGACTAACACCCCACCTGTTGAACGTTACTACCCACACATCCCTCAGCAACGTATGGCGAACCGGCATTGAACTCGACGCATGGACTGACAACCAACTTCTGGAAATCGCGCGCAGCGACGGATGGGAGACCTCCGCCCGCGATCGCACGCTTCAGGCACTACGAGGCGAAGTGGCGTCATCAGTAGCCACCTTCCAGTCGATAGCTGATAACGCGAAGACCCGCCGAATGCGTGTGTTCATTGCGGCCCAGCAACACGCCCTCGCCCAGATCATCATGCCCCCCATTTCCCGCTATGAAGCCCTGCCAGCCAACACCCCATTGATCGTACTCGGAAACGACCTCGAAACCACCAGCAACGAGCACTCGAAAGACATCCGTGCAAGGCTCACCGAAACTCTCGCTAGCGCAGGCCGCTATGTACTAACGACCTACGTGCCTGCAGTGTGTGAAGAGGTCACCCAATCCCGCCTCACCCGTGTTGCGGCGGCGCTCACGCTATACCACCGGCAGCACGGTCACTATCCAAAGTCAATCGACGCCCTCACCCCTGACATCCTGCCAGCACCAGCAACCGACCCGATGACCAATGGGTCTCTGCTCTACCGCATTGAAGATGACGGCAGCGCCACCATCTGGTCGGTCGGCATTGACCAAACCGACGACCAAGGGAAAGGCGACGACGTGGTGCTCACGTTGTCAGCATTACAAAAATAGGCCCCATAGGACTTATAAGACCTATTGAGGAGGCTCCGCCCCCCCCCTACGCGTCCTCATCCATCGAGCGGCGCTTATGGGAAATATCCAGGTACAGATTGTAGCAGGCGACCGTGAATGGGAATGAGTTCTGAAGAATCCCAACCGAGTCGTTCTTACCAAAGATGAAATAGCTGAGCGCCATCAAGCTGCCGACAATCGACATGTACCAGAACATGCGCGGCATGGTGACCTGCTTGCTCCGTTTCGACGCCCAAAGCTGAACCAACCAGCGGCCAGCGAATAGAATGGTCCCCACATAACCGACAAGCTTCCATCCAGTGATCGTCACCGATTCGATGCCGAACAACGGTCGATGCATCGGGCTGAGATCTGCATCGGCCAGGAGAGTGGAAAGGAAGAAAATGTCCATAATGAGCGACGAAAAGGATTTCGCGAGGGAGCCTCGACAATCGGCTCGTCACCGGTAAGTTGCAACCAGCGAATCCGCCGATCCTCTGCGCATGATTTACCTCGACAACAACGCCACCACCCCGCTGCTGCCCGAAGTCGTCGACGCAATGTTGCCGTTTCTCACCAAGCACTACGCCAACCCATCAGTGGCGTACGACTTTGCTGCACCGGTGCGCGAAGCGATGGAGAAAGCACACGTTCAGGTGGCGGAGTTGATCAACGCCTCGCCGGAGGAAATCATCTTCACCGGCTGTGGCACGGAAGCAGACAACTCAGCAATCGCCTCGGCGCTGGCACTACAGCCATCCCGCAAGAAAGTGGTGGTCGGAGCTACCGAGCACAGCGCCATCGGCAAAGCCGCCGCCCACATCGCGGGCAAACAAAACGTGCTCGTCATTCCGGTCCAACGAGATGGTCGGCTCGACCTGGAGGTGCTCCGCTCCACACTCGAAAACCACGCCCCCGAGATCGCACTGGTTTCCATCATGTGGGCGAACAACGAAACCGGTGTGATCCACCCGGTGGAGGAAATTGCAGCCCTCACCCAGGCCGCCGGCATCCCATTCCACACCGACGCCATCCAGGCAGCAGGGAAAGTCCCGATCGACGTCGCCGCCCTGCCCGTCACCTACCTCTCACTGGCAGCGCATAAGTTTCATGGCCCGAAAGGCGTGGGCGCACTCTACGTCCGCACCGGCGCTCGTTTCCGCAACCAACTCGTCGGCGGCGGACAAGAAGCGGGACGCCGCGCCGGCACGGAGAATGTCGCCGGCATCGTCGCGATGGGCGCCGCCGCGGAAGCCATGCGCTATCGCATCGCCGATGGTGTGATGCATCGCGTCGAGCTCCTGCGAAACCATTTCGAGAATCTGGTCGTCGACGGTCTGGACAGTGTCACGATCAATGGCTCGCCGGAGCACCGCGTGCCGAACACATCGAACCTGTGCATTTCCGGTGCCCGCGCCGAGGCAATGCTGATGCTTCTCGACGAAGCGGGGCTCTGCTGTTCATCGGGCTCGGCATGCAAAACCGGCAGCAGCGCTCCATCGGCAGTGCTCACCGCAATGGGGATCCCAGCGCGCGACGCACGAACCAGCTTGCGCTTTTCCCTGAGCTCGCTGACCACTGCGGTCGAGGTCGAATCCGCCGCCAAGCTGGTGATCGATGCCGCCGTCCGCGTCCGCCGGGAATCGCCCCAAGGCGGAGTCGTCATCCACAGCTAAGTTTTTCCAACCATCTCCCAACCATGTCCCCAATCGACATTCAGAAAATCCGCGAAGACTTCCCGATTCTGCACCAGCAGATCAACGGACGCCCACTCGTGTATCTCGACAACGCGGCCACCTCGCAAAAGCCGCTCCAAGTGCTTGAGGCCTCGGCGAACTACTACCGCAACATCAACAGCAACATCCATCGCGGTGTGCACAAACTGGCGCAATCCGCTACCGCCGCCCACGAACAGGCACGCGAGACCATTGCCAAACACCTCAACGCCAGCCGCCCGGAAGAAGTCATCTTCACCTCCGGCACCACCGACAGCATCAACCTGGTGGCAAACGTGCTGGAGCGCAGTGGCACCATCGGCGAGGGCGACGAGATTCTGATCTCCGGCCTGGAGCACCACTCCAATACCGTCCCATGGCAAATGCTGTGCGAGGCAACCGGCGCGACACTCAAAGTCATCCCGGTTCTCGAAGACGGATCACTCGATCAGGAGGCGTTCGCCACGCTGCTCGGCCCACAAACCAAGGTACTCTCGGTCAACCAAGTCTCGAACGCACTCGGCACCATCAACCCGGTGAAGGATATGATCGCCGCCGCACGCAAGGTTGGTGACGTCATCACGGTTGTCGACGGCGCCCAGTCGATCCCACACATGGCAATCGACGTGCAGGACCTCGATTGCGATTTCTTCGCGTTTTCCGGCCATAAAGTTTTCGCTCCGACCGGTGTCGGCATCCTGTTCGGCAAGTACGACCTGCTTGAGAAACTCCCCCCATGGAAGGGCGGCGGCGAAATGATCCGCCTGGTCACTTTCGAAAAGACCACCTACAACGATCCACCGTTCAAATACGAGGCCGGCACCCCGAACATCGAAGGTGGCATCGCCCTGGCTGCTGCCCTCGACTACGCCAATGCCATCGGGATGGACAACATCTACGCCCAGGAAAAGTTGCTACTCGACCGCGCGACCGCAGGCTTGAGCGAGATCGACGGCGTCAAGATCTACGGCACCTGCCCAAACAAAGCATCAGTGCTTTCGTTCCTCATCGAGGGCATCCACCACTTCGATCTGGGCTCGATCATGGACCAAATGGGTGTCGCCGTCCGCACCGGTCACCACTGCTGCCAGCCACTGATGTCACGCTTCGGCATCACCGGCACAGTGCGCGCCTCGTTCGCCGTCTACAACACGGAAGAAGAAGTCGATGCATTCATCGCCGCAGTTAAAAAAGGCGCGATGATGCTAAGCTAAGCCCCTGCCAAGCAGGGAAATTCTCCGAATTGAAAACGATCCGCGACTTGATAGCCACGGACCGAGTCGCTACGCTCGCCTCCAATATGATCTCCCATCCTCTTCGCTCCATCGCGCGCTTGCTACTCGCGTTGGTGGTCACCTGGGCCTCTCTGGGGACGGCCGCAGCCGCCGACGACAAGATTGACGTTGCCAAGCACTTCGAAGGCAAGTTGCTCAAGCTTGCCTCCAACGGCCAACCAGTTCCCTACGAAACGACGGCCAAGCCGCAGTTCTACCTGATCTACTTCGCCGCCAGCTGGTGAGGCCCATGCGCGAAAGTGACACCCGGGTTGGTGTCCAAATACCGTGAACTCAAGCAAGGTCCTAACGGCAATCAGTTCGAAGTCATCTTCGTCTCGGCAGACCGAGGTCCCGACGAAATGATCAAGTACATGCGCAAGACCAGCATGCCGTGGCCTGCGCTCGACTACATCGAGATGAACAGCGCGAAGCCATTTCGCAAAATGACGGGAGGCGGCATCCCGAACGCACTTCTTGTCACCAAAGACGGCCGCTACATCAACAGTGGCTACAAGAACAAGGGCAAAGGAAAATACCAAGGTGTTGGCCCGGTCGTTGAAACCTTGGAGCAACTTCTCTCCGTCGAAGGTGGCGCCGAGGCAGTCGAAGAAGCCGCCGAGAGCGCGGTAAAGGAAGCTGCCGCCAAGGCCGCTGCCATATTCGATGTGTCACAGACCCGCTGGACCGTTGCCATCGTGCTGGCCTCCCTGACCTTCCTGTTCCTTTTCTTCAAGCGCTAGTTGCTTGCCAGCGGGGCGTTGATTTTTTTCTGCAACGCCCCGCAACCATCTTTCTCCATCAGGGTTCCCTTGATTAAGCCAACGCGGAAAGCACTTCAGCCCACCGCCCGAGGCCGAATCAAAAAACACTACCTGTTAAAGAAAGATGAAAAAATCCGTACTCACCCTCGCTGCTCTTGCTGCCACCATCGGTTACGCTGCTGCAGATCAAGACCGCGAACGCCCACAACCGCCGGCTCCAGAAGAGATCGCCCAGCAGATGCTCGCCGATCACGACGAGAACGGCGACGGAGCCCTCGACGCCGAGGAACTCAAGGCCGCCCACGAAGCACGAAAAGAACAGGCCAAGGAACGCCGACGCCGCAAAGGTGAAGGAAAGGGCTTCCGCAAAGGCCCACGCCCACCACGAGGTGACGGCGATGAAGATGGTCAGAAGCGCGAACGCCGCAAGCGCCCAACCGCTGAAGACGTGATCGAAAAACATGACACCGATGCCAGCGGATCGCTCGATGAGGCAGAACTCACCGACATGATCGAAGCCCGCCGTGAACACATGCGCGAACGCCGGCACAAGCGCGGCGGCGGCCGTGGCCCACGCGGACCAATCGACCAAGACTAATCCCCTCCGACTGAATTCAGCCACCAGCCGACTCCCTCACTTGGGAGTCGGCTGATTTTTTTGCTGCGTACGCGGCCGCTGGGAAGGAACACAACACGCCCCAACAGGTCGGACCTGATGTATTGATCGGCAGCGATGCCGATTCCGATAGCGAAGAGAGAGGCTGCTGGAGCTGGGCGATACCTCAAAGCTCAGCTTATGAACCAACCAAATCGGCATCCTCCCTGACAGGGAGGCGCAAACCAGCCTGGGGTGACGGGAGCCTCAGGCGACCACACCCTGGGATCACCGTGCCCTACCAGCCGGCCGAGCCGACGACCTCGTCGAAACCCTAAGCCCCCCCCCGATGGCCGCTAAAGAAAACGCAGCCATTACTGACCGACCATCTCTTTGATATCTTTGAACGTGAACGATTCTTCACGTCCGCTCAGCGGAACGATATTGTCCACCGGTTCATCATCGAGATATCGGTCATTGCTGACCTCGACATTATCGTAGGTCGAGTAGCTCTTCCCTTGGAGCCGGCTATCCGACGTGGCGTACTCACCGGTCTTGTAATTCTTGCGGTCAGTCAGCGCCCGCTCATTACCGCCCCGATAGGCACTGGTCGCAAACGCCTGACTGGCATCACGTGCTTCGTTGGTGCGGAATTCAGACACGCCGCGGTAGTTCTGAGTGCGGAACTCCCCGCTCTTGAACTCACTCACACGGTAGTCACTACGCAACTTGGTCTTTCCTTCCGCTCTGAAGCCCTTTTTCTCAAACTGACTGCGGCGCCCTCCGCCCCCTCCACCGCTGTACATTTGGTTATTCGCAAGACGCTCCTCAAACGAGCCGCCAGAATAGGAGACATCATCCCCTGCGGAGCCAGAGCTCTTGCAG from Sulfuriroseicoccus oceanibius includes:
- a CDS encoding SDR family NAD(P)-dependent oxidoreductase, encoding MKILITGGAGFIGSHTARRFGEMGHEIVVLDDFNDYYDPSIKRENVATRLPEGSVVIEGDIRDKEAVKEAFSHGIDAVIHLAARAGVRPSLEDPELYISTNISGTFNILEAARDNGVKKVLFASSSSVYGVNDKVPFAEDDLLQRTISPYAMTKLAGEHMCSNFSHLYGMQIVCLRFFTVYGPGQRPDLAIHKFSQKIWDGTPIDQYGDGSTRRDYTYIDDIVDGIVGSFNYNDKPFEILNLGESQTTTLKELIEGIESAIGKKAQINLMPEQPGDVPRTFADISKAKELIGYNPQTKIKEGLPKFAEWFIGRQQAK
- a CDS encoding cysteine desulfurase family protein, with product MIYLDNNATTPLLPEVVDAMLPFLTKHYANPSVAYDFAAPVREAMEKAHVQVAELINASPEEIIFTGCGTEADNSAIASALALQPSRKKVVVGATEHSAIGKAAAHIAGKQNVLVIPVQRDGRLDLEVLRSTLENHAPEIALVSIMWANNETGVIHPVEEIAALTQAAGIPFHTDAIQAAGKVPIDVAALPVTYLSLAAHKFHGPKGVGALYVRTGARFRNQLVGGGQEAGRRAGTENVAGIVAMGAAAEAMRYRIADGVMHRVELLRNHFENLVVDGLDSVTINGSPEHRVPNTSNLCISGARAEAMLMLLDEAGLCCSSGSACKTGSSAPSAVLTAMGIPARDARTSLRFSLSSLTTAVEVESAAKLVIDAAVRVRRESPQGGVVIHS
- the rpmA gene encoding 50S ribosomal protein L27, with the protein product MAHKKGQGSVKNGRDSNSKRRGVKKFGSEAVIAGNILIRQTGTKWKPGKNVGCGKDYTLFALTDGVVRFDQNGRRVNVDEVVAAG
- a CDS encoding thioredoxin-like domain-containing protein, translated to MTPGLVSKYRELKQGPNGNQFEVIFVSADRGPDEMIKYMRKTSMPWPALDYIEMNSAKPFRKMTGGGIPNALLVTKDGRYINSGYKNKGKGKYQGVGPVVETLEQLLSVEGGAEAVEEAAESAVKEAAAKAAAIFDVSQTRWTVAIVLASLTFLFLFFKR
- a CDS encoding M20 family metallopeptidase codes for the protein MATAFPQSVVELLQELVRIPSVNPDSATEAEHEFCGEQKVARRVAELLRDLGADVHFDEVVDGRPNVIGTIPFNGAGEPKVRLLLAPHLDTVGISGMSIDPFGGEIRDGKVWGRGASDTKGTAAAMLWCLHQMRDELATLPIEVTFVGLMGEETGQPGSIDFAQGYGDRYDFAIVGEPTECDFVHAHKGCAWIEVAARGQAAHASTPERGHNAIVDLARFVVGASGEFFDRLKRDYAHDVLGVPSLNIGEISGGTRPNIVADRARVMVDIRTTPNLADADPTNLVREYLDELGLKDCTLYEVANCKPMWTPEDNPVLQALTKGTRGKLVTAPWFCDGAHLGNGGIPSVAAGPGSIAQAHTKDEWIEIAALEEGVEFYRECLLAVANA
- a CDS encoding lipid-A-disaccharide synthase N-terminal domain-containing protein yields the protein MHRPLFGIESVTITGWKLVGYVGTILFAGRWLVQLWASKRSKQVTMPRMFWYMSIVGSLMALSYFIFGKNDSVGILQNSFPFTVACYNLYLDISHKRRSMDEDA
- the rplU gene encoding 50S ribosomal protein L21, whose protein sequence is MAYAIFKTGGKQYRVSEGDKINVEKLDLEVGAEASFDEVLYVDGKVGTPFVEGAKVTAEVVAQNRADKVIAFKFKRRKGYHKTKGHRRQITYIQIKSISA
- a CDS encoding aminotransferase class V-fold PLP-dependent enzyme yields the protein MSPIDIQKIREDFPILHQQINGRPLVYLDNAATSQKPLQVLEASANYYRNINSNIHRGVHKLAQSATAAHEQARETIAKHLNASRPEEVIFTSGTTDSINLVANVLERSGTIGEGDEILISGLEHHSNTVPWQMLCEATGATLKVIPVLEDGSLDQEAFATLLGPQTKVLSVNQVSNALGTINPVKDMIAAARKVGDVITVVDGAQSIPHMAIDVQDLDCDFFAFSGHKVFAPTGVGILFGKYDLLEKLPPWKGGGEMIRLVTFEKTTYNDPPFKYEAGTPNIEGGIALAAALDYANAIGMDNIYAQEKLLLDRATAGLSEIDGVKIYGTCPNKASVLSFLIEGIHHFDLGSIMDQMGVAVRTGHHCCQPLMSRFGITGTVRASFAVYNTEEEVDAFIAAVKKGAMMLS